One window of Phycisphaeraceae bacterium genomic DNA carries:
- the rsmD gene encoding 16S rRNA (guanine(966)-N(2))-methyltransferase RsmD translates to MRIIAGEYRSRKLQSPPEKSMTRPIPDRVKESLFNILRGHFEDAHILDCFAGTGSVGLEALSRGAAYCTFVERDREVARVLEENIRTLGCHDRCQVVVGDALGVACLARLPEPVHVAFFDPPYAVVTNDLGWRRTRDQLARAIAHLDEGGYLVHRTPWPFVEAIEPRNAEAEDEPETERDDRTLPGAGQTGRRTKGHRSRREPPPEMPPIELSIDLSDPSADAALEAFEEELARATGQAPRNEIDLSIPGAIGPETHVYGTTALHLYQAAPR, encoded by the coding sequence ATGCGCATCATCGCGGGCGAGTACCGCTCCAGAAAGCTCCAGTCTCCCCCAGAGAAATCCATGACGCGGCCGATCCCCGATCGTGTCAAGGAGTCTCTCTTCAACATCCTCCGGGGCCACTTCGAGGATGCCCACATCCTCGACTGCTTCGCCGGCACCGGCTCGGTTGGGCTCGAAGCCCTCTCGCGGGGCGCGGCGTACTGCACCTTCGTCGAACGCGACCGCGAGGTCGCCCGCGTGCTCGAAGAGAACATCCGCACGCTCGGCTGCCACGACCGTTGCCAGGTTGTTGTCGGCGATGCGCTCGGCGTGGCCTGCCTGGCGCGTCTCCCCGAGCCGGTGCACGTCGCGTTCTTCGATCCGCCTTACGCCGTCGTCACCAACGATCTCGGTTGGCGTCGCACCAGAGACCAGCTCGCGCGCGCCATCGCGCATCTCGACGAGGGCGGGTATCTCGTCCATCGCACGCCCTGGCCATTCGTCGAAGCGATTGAGCCGCGTAACGCCGAGGCGGAAGACGAGCCGGAGACCGAGCGCGACGACCGCACGTTGCCAGGAGCCGGCCAGACAGGGCGACGCACGAAGGGTCATCGATCACGCCGCGAGCCACCACCCGAGATGCCCCCGATCGAGCTCTCGATCGACCTCTCGGATCCGAGCGCGGACGCCGCGCTCGAGGCCTTTGAGGAGGAACTCGCGCGGGCGACTGGCCAAGCCCCGCGCAACGAGATCGATCTCTCCATCCCAGGGGCCATCGGTCCGGAGACCCACGTCTACGGCACGACCGCGCTCCACCTCTATCAGGCCGCGCCGCGCTGA